From Terriglobia bacterium, one genomic window encodes:
- a CDS encoding NAD-dependent epimerase/dehydratase family protein has product MSNVPTILVTGGAGHVGSHLIELLLSSRPAPRVIALDNYFTGREANHIPGAEYRRGHTKDISTLVPETPDMVYHLGEYARIAPSFDDVAQVYDMNIAGTFAVAEFCRHRKVRKLVYSASSTRFAIEGDGRHQNPYSFTKSVNVDLINDYGRWYDLPYAICYFYNAFGPRETAGGKYATLIAGFERSHRLGEPLTVVRPGTQRRAFTYVKDLARGILLAGEKGHGDGYTLGTTKSYSVLEIAEAFGGKIEMIEGYPGRAESENDPAKARDELGWAPTLDVMDYIRRVRGSIK; this is encoded by the coding sequence GTGTCCAATGTCCCCACCATCCTCGTCACCGGCGGCGCCGGCCACGTCGGCTCGCACCTGATCGAGCTCCTGCTCTCCTCCCGGCCCGCCCCCCGCGTGATCGCCCTCGACAACTATTTCACCGGCCGTGAGGCCAACCACATCCCCGGCGCGGAGTACCGCCGCGGCCACACCAAGGACATCTCAACCCTGGTCCCCGAAACGCCGGATATGGTCTACCACCTCGGCGAGTACGCCCGCATCGCGCCGTCTTTCGACGACGTCGCCCAGGTCTACGACATGAACATCGCCGGGACCTTCGCTGTCGCCGAATTCTGCCGCCACCGCAAGGTCCGCAAGCTGGTCTACTCGGCCTCGAGCACCCGGTTCGCGATCGAAGGCGACGGCCGCCACCAGAACCCGTACTCGTTCACCAAGTCCGTCAACGTCGATCTCATCAACGACTATGGCCGCTGGTACGATCTGCCCTACGCGATCTGCTACTTCTACAACGCGTTTGGCCCGCGTGAAACCGCCGGCGGCAAATATGCCACGCTGATTGCCGGCTTCGAGCGCAGCCACCGTCTCGGCGAACCCCTCACAGTCGTCCGGCCCGGGACCCAGCGCCGTGCCTTCACCTACGTGAAAGACCTCGCCCGCGGCATCCTCCTGGCCGGCGAAAAAGGACACGGCGACGGCTATACCCTCGGCACCACCAAAAGTTATTCCGTGCTCGAAATCGCCGAAGCCTTCGGCGGGAAGATTGAAATGATCGAGGGATACCCCGGTCGCGCCGAGTCGGAAAATGATCCCGCTAAAGCCCGCGACGAGCTCGGCTGG